From the Dendrosporobacter quercicolus genome, the window TTGGCTAAATTAAACACGCTAAACATGGCTCTCTCCTCCTGTCTACTTAATTGTCCGCTAAAAGCCCGCTATTTGCCCGGGTTAAATTCAGCCAAATGCGCTGGTATTGCCGCTGTAAAAATCACGATCTGCCTCAATCCTTTTCTTCCAGTACCGTGAGTCACTTAAATTTTAAGACTAGAATGCGAGGACTTTTTTTGCCCGGCGCGGCGGAGAAGCCGCGCATATCGGACATATATAAGGCGCCGACAACGAAGCAGGGCGGAAAAGGATGCGTTGCCTAACCTAATATTTGACTGGGTCAGGTACCCGGGGCTGTGCATTTCTCAATCGCCTGCCGGAATATAGTTAAGCCGGTGTCGAGCTGCTCATCCGTAATCACCAGCGGCCATAAGCAACGAATGACGTTGCCATAGGTCCCGGCATTCTCAATTAACAATCCCTGCCGGGCGCACTCGGCCACCAATGCCGAGACCAATGCCGGAGCAGGCGTCCTGGTCGATTTGTCCTTGATAAATTCAATGCCCAGCATACTGCCAAGTCCCCGCACATCGCCGACAACTTCATACTTTTCCTGCCAGCCTGCAAACACCGCCCGGCATTTTGCGCCAATTTCCATAGATCTCTCACAAAGCTTATCCCTTTCAATAATTTCGATTACTTTTAACGCCGCTGCACAAGCCAGGGCATTACCGCCAAAAGTACCGCCAATGACGCCGCCTGGCACCGAATCCATGATTTCAGCCCGGGCGGTTATGGCGCTTACCGGTATGCCTGCTGCAATTGACTTGGCGGTGGTAATAATATCCGGTGCAAAACCTCCCTCCTGCCAGTAATTCGAAGCAAACAACCTGCCGGTACGGCCAAATCCAGTTTGTATTTCATCAGCAATAAGCAAAATTCCGTTTTCATTACAAATTTCCCGTAAACGCTTAACCCATTCAAACGGCGCTGGAATGAAGCCCCCCTCGCCCTGCAGCGGCTCCAGGATAATTGCGGCGACGCTTTCAGCCGGCGAGGCCTCATCAAATACTCGCTCCAGCTTTTCAATATAGTAACTGATAGCCTGGCTATCCGTCATATTGCCCGGCTTGCGATAAAGATAAGGATATTCAGCCCGATATATACCGTCAGGGAATGGACCCATGCCTTTGGCGTATGCTTTTTTGGCTGTCATTGCCATCGTCAGGGCTGTTCGCCCGTGAAAGGCGCCTGAAAACACAATGATATTCGGGCGTTTGGTGAAAGCCTTGGCAATTTTCACCGCATTTTCATTGGCTTCCGCTCCGCTGTTAGCAAAGAAGGTTTTTTTAACCCTGCCGGCAACCGGTACAATTTCATTCATTTTTTCGGCCAAAGACACATAGCC encodes:
- a CDS encoding aspartate aminotransferase family protein, coding for MIKKAAGAMIEDVDGNIFLDWVGGVGVLNVGHAHPEIIAAVKAQADNYFHSMFNIVTHEGYVSLAEKMNEIVPVAGRVKKTFFANSGAEANENAVKIAKAFTKRPNIIVFSGAFHGRTALTMAMTAKKAYAKGMGPFPDGIYRAEYPYLYRKPGNMTDSQAISYYIEKLERVFDEASPAESVAAIILEPLQGEGGFIPAPFEWVKRLREICNENGILLIADEIQTGFGRTGRLFASNYWQEGGFAPDIITTAKSIAAGIPVSAITARAEIMDSVPGGVIGGTFGGNALACAAALKVIEIIERDKLCERSMEIGAKCRAVFAGWQEKYEVVGDVRGLGSMLGIEFIKDKSTRTPAPALVSALVAECARQGLLIENAGTYGNVIRCLWPLVITDEQLDTGLTIFRQAIEKCTAPGT